The following nucleotide sequence is from Endozoicomonas sp. GU-1.
GTGAGACGTTGGTTATTGTTGTTTTTTCATGCGCGACCAGAGGCTGAAGCTTACTTGTCCTGCGGTTTTGCACTTTTCCAGCTGCCAGTTCTCCGGGGTTGGCAAAGGGCTCAGCTCTTTCTCTACCTCAATGTAAATATGGCTGTTGTCATTCAGGTAACCATTGCTTTCCAGCAGCTGGCAAGCAGGCTCCAGCAGGTTCATCCGAAACGGTGGGTCCAGGAAAATCAGGTCAAAACCGGTTTCAGCCGGTTGGTTTAACCAGATAAGGCTATCGCACTCAATCACCCTGGCACGCTCAGCTTTTAACAGTGCAAGGTTGCTCTTCAACGTTCTTGCGGCAACCGGACTTTTTTCCAGCAGCACTGCTGACGATGCGCCCCGGGAAAGGGCTTCCATGGACAGTGCGCCGGTACCACTGAATACATCCAGCACTCTGGCTCCCGGTGTCATCATGGTCAGCCAGTTAAATACTGTCTCTCTTACCCGGTCTGAGGTGGGGCGCAAGCCGGGTACATTGGCTACGGGTAACTTACGACTGCGCCATTCACCCGCAATAATCCGCAGCTGGCCACCACCGGTATGAGCAGGGCCGGTGTTAGCGCGTGATTCAGGATGCTTGGGATTTCGAGACTTGCGAGGCATTAACAGGCTCCAGCCGGGCAGGGGGTCAACAGGGAG
It contains:
- the rsmD gene encoding 16S rRNA (guanine(966)-N(2))-methyltransferase RsmD, with the translated sequence MLTLPVDPLPGWSLLMPRKSRNPKHPESRANTGPAHTGGGQLRIIAGEWRSRKLPVANVPGLRPTSDRVRETVFNWLTMMTPGARVLDVFSGTGALSMEALSRGASSAVLLEKSPVAARTLKSNLALLKAERARVIECDSLIWLNQPAETGFDLIFLDPPFRMNLLEPACQLLESNGYLNDNSHIYIEVEKELSPLPTPENWQLEKCKTAGQVSFSLWSRMKKQQ